ACAGCAGAAATTTCGCGAAAATAGATTGGATGCTTACATCGACGGCGAGCTACAAGTGGATGCTGCTTTATTACCAGAAATTGCAAAATTAAAAGCTCCTGAGAGTCAAGTTGCAGGGAAAGCTGATGTGTTTGTCTTTCCTGACTTAAATTCAGGAAATATAAGTACTAAATTGATTCAAAGGCTTTCTAAGGCTGAGGCCTATGGGCAAATTATGTTAGGTTTATCTAAGCCAGCAGCAGAACTATCGCGAGGTGCAGCAACAAGAGATATACTTGGGGTTGCAGCAATCGTTGCTGTTCAGGCTATCGAGTACCGGAAATTGTATCCAGAGCAAGCCTAGAAGTAAGATCATCTCCAGCGACCTACAATCCTTGCTCTGAGGCCTAGTTTGAGTGATGTCGTCTAGTTTACTCAAGTTGTTCTTAAGATAACTGCCTTGTTAAGGCTTTTTGTTTTGATCTGTATTCAATGAGGGCTAGCGTTAGGGATGCGTTTGGTTTTTTTGGGTGATGTGGTTGGTGAGCCCGGTCGCGAAGCGATTAAGCAAGCGGTTCCCAAATTTATAGATAAGTGGGGTCCAGATTTTATAGTCGTCAATGGAGAGAACGCGGCGGGTGGCAAGGGGATTACACCTAAATTAGCTTACGAATTGCTAAGGGCCAAAATAGATGTGATTACTTTAGGTGATCATTGCTGGGATCAACGAGAGATTCAGGGATTTTTTGAAGAAGAGCCTCGCTTGATTCGGCCTTTTAATTTTCCTGATAATTCTCCTGGTAAGGGGTGGGTTCGAGTTCATGGCAATGGAAAAAAACTTGCTGTTATTAATGCGCTTGGAAGAACCTTTATGCCTTTTCCCGTGGATAATCCTTTTTCTGGTATTGATGAGTTGCTACTAGAAGTGAAAAAGGAGACACCTTGTGTCTTGGTTGATTTTCATGCTGAGACGACTTCTGAGAAAATAGCCTTTGGACATCACTGCGACGGTAAAGTAAGTGCTGTCTTAGGAACGCATACTCACGTCCAGACAGCAGATGAAAAGGTACTTGAAAAAGGTACGGCTTACATCACGGATGTTGGTTTTTGTGGACCGCATGATTCCGTTATTGGTCGGGACAAAAAGGTGATTGTCGATCGCTTTCTAACACTTATGCATTCCAGAATGCCAGTGGCAACTAGTGGAAACCAAGCTGACGGTGTTATGCTGGAAATTGATGATGACACCGGTAAGGCTATAAGTATCCAAAGAATACAGGAGTCTGTCGAAGATGGGCTCTAATCTTTATACCCCGTCGCTAGCCGCTGTGGTAATGGATTTCTTAAGACTTGATCTTTGCTCGGCAAATGGTAGCAAACCCCACAAGCTGATTTAAGCAACTTGTGGGGTAATTGATTAGCTGCAAGTAAGTTTTTATTTACTCTGCTACAGTCACACTAACATTTTGAATAGTTGCAGTCGTGGGTGTGTTAGCATCCTGTGAAGTGACAGGTAGCCCGACGAAGACACTACCTAACATACTGATGTTGATAGAGGAGCCAATTTGCGTCCAGGTAACTCCGTCATCGGAACTGTAACTCGAGAAGCTATCTCCTTCGCGAATGATGCGCACCCATTTTGGAGTAACAGCGGGTATGCTGGTATCATCTGTTTGCTGACCCGTGGTGACACGTCTTTGGAAAGAAAGGGTATTACTCGTTTGCGTAACAACGGTCATGGCATGAGCTGCATCTGTGTTGAGTGAATCTCTAATCATGACGCCTGCCTTCGCCAATGAGGGCGAAGCGAGTAACGAGGTTACTTCTGCTGTGACAATGACATCTCCAGTGACTTCTTTGTATACAAAGTGAAATTCGTCATTCGCACCCGAGATATCTTGACCAGCTGCTGTTACAGTGAACACGCGATTAGCATTGTTGAAACCAGTTGAGCCTGGAAGTGATGGTGCTCCAATGTCTAGGCTATTCCAACCAATACGGTCCCAAGGCGACAAGTAGCTACCGTCAATAACCGTTGGTAATGGATTAAGTGCATCACTGTTTTTCTCCCATGCGACAGCTACATTGTCTGAAGCCTTGCCTTGTTTATGCAAGATTTCGAAGTAATACCTTTCTCCTGCTATCAAGGGGAATTCTATGGATTTCTGTTCCCCTAGACCCGTGTATTTATACCATTGATATTGCTTAGTTCGACCTGGAAGCGAAGCCATTAAAGTTTTATTTACTTCGGTATCATCGGTGCTCAAGTAGAGCTCCGATCTATTGTCACCAGCCAGCCAAAAGGTGTAAGAACCTGATTCCTTTGGATGCAAGTAACCTTGGATACGTTGCCCGTAAAAGATGCCATACGATGAAAGATCTAAAGCCGCGATCTCATCATAGAGATCAGGTGCTTCCAGCAAAGGAATAGCTTTTGTTTTATTACCCAAGATATTTTCCCACAGCACTCTTGTGGCTGATCCAGACGCTGCAGGTGTCAAGGGCTGGAGGTATTCACCATCAATCACAGTAATCAATGGGTGTTCTGGACTTGTCCATCCCACTTGCATATGATCCTGGCCGATTCCTGCT
The nucleotide sequence above comes from Verrucomicrobiota bacterium. Encoded proteins:
- a CDS encoding TIGR00282 family metallophosphoesterase translates to MRLVFLGDVVGEPGREAIKQAVPKFIDKWGPDFIVVNGENAAGGKGITPKLAYELLRAKIDVITLGDHCWDQREIQGFFEEEPRLIRPFNFPDNSPGKGWVRVHGNGKKLAVINALGRTFMPFPVDNPFSGIDELLLEVKKETPCVLVDFHAETTSEKIAFGHHCDGKVSAVLGTHTHVQTADEKVLEKGTAYITDVGFCGPHDSVIGRDKKVIVDRFLTLMHSRMPVATSGNQADGVMLEIDDDTGKAISIQRIQESVEDGL